From Pantanalinema sp.:
AGGGGGGCGGCGCGCGCCGCCCCCCTCGAAGTCCAATCGGGCTAGACGAGCGGGGGCTTCTTCGTCGCTTGCTCGCTGGTTGTCTCCTGCAGGCGGGTGACGTTGAGCCGGCTGGGGATCGCCCCCTTGTAGAGGGTGGTCACGTGCTCGGTGAGCTGCCGGTTGGGGACGAGCACCGCCCCCTCGTCGGTCGCAAGCCGGGTCATGGTGGGGCCGATGGCCTCGATCCGACCGGCCACGACCGAGCCGTCCTCGTCCCTCAGGCTCAGGCTCTCCCCCACCCTGCACAGCTGCCGGACGGCGAGTGAGGTGGCCAAATCCGCGGCCTGGTGCCGCAGGCCCAGCCCGAAGGCGAGGGCGGCGGCCACCGCCACCGAGCCGATCAGCGCGGTGAATAGGGTCTGGATCAGGCCGGGGGCGATGTTGAGCTGGGTCAGGGCCGCCATGACCGCGAACACCAGCACCGCGTAGTAGGCCACCTGCCCCAGCAGGTGGGAGCCGGCCAGGGGCGCGCTGCGGACGAGGTTGTTGACGAAGGTCGCGAGCACCGCGCCGAAGCCGACGATCAGCACCGCCGCGATGACGTTGGGGATGTAGCCGATCAGCGCGTTGAGCGCCGCGGTCACCTGCGGCAGGCCCAGGGCGTCCGAGGCCACCAGGACGGCGACCAGGAAGACCAGCCACTTGACCAGGTTTCCGACGAGGTTGCTCGGCTCGATCCGCATGCCGGAGCGGGCGATCGCCTCGTCCACGTGGGCGCGGGCCATCCACCGATCGAAGTGGATCGCGTCGAGGGCTCGGTCGGTCAGCTTGCCCAGGAGGCCCGCGATCCACCAGCCCACCAGGAGGACGACGATCGCCCCGAGCAGGTTGGGAAGCCATCCCAGGAGGTTGGCGAGCGCCGCGCCGGTGGCGGCCCATGCGGCCGCGCCCCAGCCCGTGATTTGTGCAGGCATACGTTCCTCTCCTTCTCTAGCCAGGCGCGGCGCTACTGGATGCCGCGCTCGGGCCCGGGCGGCTCCTGAGGCGGGGCCATGCGATCCGCTCTTCGCTGCTGAGGACGCTCCCGGGAGAGGTCCTCGTCGAGCCGCGAAGCGATCTCGTCGGCGCGCTCCTGCGAGCTCCTGACGAGCTCGGTGATGCGCATGCGCCCCTCGCGCCACTGCCGCTGGGTGCGATCCTGCAACGCCTCGACGTTCGCCCTGAGCCTGCGGCGGGTCCTCGCTCCGGAATCCGGGGAGAGCAGGATCGCCGCCCCCGCCCCGATTAGCGCACCCAGCAGGGTTGCCGACCACCGGTTCATCGCGTCCTCCTTACGAGGGCTTAGAGCACCCAACAAAACCAGGCATGTGTCGATCATCGGCCGCCCCGGGGGCGGCCAAGGGAACAGTTTTGTCAGCCGCCTTAGTACCCCTTGCGGTGCCCCATCTGGCCCGAGATGACCCCGTAGAGCCAGACCACCAGCGCCGCGCCGATGATCGAGGGAACGATGGCGAGCCCGCCGATCTCGGGGCCCGCCGGCAGGCGCAACAGCCCGAACAGGTAGCCTCCGACCGCCGAGCCCACCAGCCCCGCGATGATCGCCCCCACCCAGCCGCCCGGGATCGACCCGGGGGCGATGGCGTCACCGATGAAGCCCGCGATGGCCGCGACCAACAACATCACCAGAAAACCTAACACCTGCCACCTCCTTCGGAAGGCCCGTCGCCTGGAGCGGTGCGGGAGCGTCCCGCAAAGGGACGTGAAGATTCGTGAAGACTAGCAGGGGCCTTTGCGATCTGCAACGATCGACCATCAGGCGCCGTGCCCCGGGCCCCCGGAGGGGCTGGCCAGGACCCGCGCGTAGACGGCGAGGTACCCCTCGACCATCGCCCGGGCGCTGAAGTTCTCCTCGACCCAGCGCCGGCAGCGCTCGGCCGGGATGCGCCCGGCGCGCGCCACCCCCTCGGCAAGCCCCGCGAGGTCGTCCGCGATCCAGCCGCTGACCATGGGCCGGACCACCTCGCTCACCGAGCCGCGGCGAGTGGCCACCACCGGGGTGCCGCAGGCCATGGCCTCGATCATCACCAGCCCGAAGGGCTCTTCCCACTGGATCGGGAAGACCAGGCACCGGGCGCGCGAGAGCAGGTCCCACTTGGCCGGGCCGTGGACCTCGCCCACGAAGCTGATCAGCGGATCGCCGAGGTGGGGGGCCACCTCGGCCTCGAAGTACGCCCGATCGGCCGGGTCGACCTTGCCGGCGAGCACCAGGGGGATGCCGAGCGTTTTGGCGAGCGCGATGGCGGTGTGGGTCCCCTTGGCCTCGCACAGCCGCCCCAGGAAGAGCAGGTAGTTCTCCTTGC
This genomic window contains:
- a CDS encoding YtxH domain-containing protein, with amino-acid sequence MNRWSATLLGALIGAGAAILLSPDSGARTRRRLRANVEALQDRTQRQWREGRMRITELVRSSQERADEIASRLDEDLSRERPQQRRADRMAPPQEPPGPERGIQ
- a CDS encoding GlsB/YeaQ/YmgE family stress response membrane protein yields the protein MLGFLVMLLVAAIAGFIGDAIAPGSIPGGWVGAIIAGLVGSAVGGYLFGLLRLPAGPEIGGLAIVPSIIGAALVVWLYGVISGQMGHRKGY
- a CDS encoding glycosyltransferase family 4 protein, with protein sequence MRIGLLAPVALSVPPVGYGGTELVVSMLADGLVSRGHRVTLFASGDSRTRAELRALHPRALTPLGFDTKERYVPLEEAHARWSLAQAEGLDLIHDHTKTQGVLLASEATVPVVTTIHNDFTPERRGVYLSHREHRYVSISRAQAARLEALNYVGTVHNGIDLGAARPTARKENYLLFLGRLCEAKGTHTAIALAKTLGIPLVLAGKVDPADRAYFEAEVAPHLGDPLISFVGEVHGPAKWDLLSRARCLVFPIQWEEPFGLVMIEAMACGTPVVATRRGSVSEVVRPMVSGWIADDLAGLAEGVARAGRIPAERCRRWVEENFSARAMVEGYLAVYARVLASPSGGPGHGA